AACTTCAAATTCATTCATATCCATTCATCCTACCAAGGGCCGTGGGGCAATTGCCACAACATTATTTTAACTTCTACCGATTAGACAAAAAAAGGCTTCCGCTTATTCATGCGGAAGCCTTGGGTCTGTCAATTCCATGCGGCGCGGCGCTCACGCCAGGGCGCCGGGATTGCCGGCGGCGGGCGCGGTTTGCGAGAAGTGCAGCTTATCATCCTGCACGGTTACCTGAATCGGCTCCCCATCGTGGAAAGAGCCTTTCAGGATTTCCTCGGCCAGCGGGTCTTCCAGGTAACGCTCCACGGCGCGGCGCATGGGACGGGCGCCGTATTGGGGGTCATATCCCTTCTCGACCAGGAAGTCCTTGGCTTTCTCGTCCAGGCGCAGCACAAAATTGCGGTGTTTCAGGCGCTCGCAGACCTTGTTGATTTCCAAGTCCAAAATGGCAATCAGGTCCGGCTTGGTCAGCGAACGGAAGACAATAATGTCATCCAGACGATTGAGAAATTCCGGGCGGAAGAGGCGCTTGGCCTCGTCCATGATTTTTTCCCGCATTTTCTCGTAACTGGTTTCGTCGCTGATGGGCGAAAACCCCAGCGTGGAATTCTTGCGGATGGTTTCGGCCCCGACATTCGAGGTGAGCAACACGATGGTGTTGCGGAAGTTGACCACCCGCCCGACGCTGTCGGTGAGCTTGCCCTCCTCCAGGATTTGGAGGAGCATGTTCATCACATCGGGATGGGCCTTTTCAATCTCATCAAACAACACCACTGAATACGGCCGGCGGCGGACCTGCTCGGTGAGCTGGCCGCCCTCCTCATAGCCGACATACCCCGGCGGCGAGCCGACCAGGCGCGACACGGTGAACTTTTCCATGTACTCGCTCATGTCGAGCTGAATCAGCGCCTTGGCGTCGCCAAACATGGATTCGGCCAGCGTTTTGGCCAGCAGGGTCTTGCCCACGCCGGTGGGCCCCAGCAGGGCAAAGGTCCCGATGGGCCGTTTGGGGTCCTTGAGCGAAGCCCGCGAGCGGCGCAACGCCTTGCACACGGCCGCCACGGCTTCCCGCTGCCCAATGACCACCTTGGACATTTCCTCCTCCATGTGCAACAGCCGTTGGGCTTCTCCCTCCTCCATGCGGCGGAGGGGGATGCCGGTCCAGCGGCTGACCACCTGCAGGATGTCGTCTTCGTCCACTTTGACCCGTTTTTCCTCGCGGTTGGCCCGCCAGACGGTGAGGATGGCCTCGAGCTTTTCCTTGGCCTGTTTTTCCTGGTCGCGGAAGTGTGCGGCGCCCTCGTAATCCTGTTGTTTGATGGCGGCCTCTTTTTGCGTCTTGATTTTTTCAATCTCGGCTTCGAGATCCTTGACCTGCGGCGGCCGGGTCATGGCGGCTATGCGCGCCCGCGCCCCGGCCTCGTCCATCAGGTCAATGGCCTTGTCTGGCAGGAACCGGTCCGTGATATAGCGGGCCGAAAGTTTCACCGCTGCCTCAATGGCGGCATCGGTGATTTCCGCCTTGTGATGCTCCTCATATTTCGGGCGCAGGCCCTTGAGGATTTGAATGGCATCCTCGATGGACGGTTCCTCCACTTTGACACTTTGAAAACGGCGCTCCAGGGCGGCGTCCTTCTCGATGTATTTCCGGTACTCGTTGAGCGTGGTGGCGCCGATGCACTGCATCTCGCCGCGGCTCAGGGCCGGCTTGATGATGTTGGAGGCATCCATCGTACCCTCCGCGGAGCCGGCCCCCACGATGGTGTGCAGCTCATCAATGAACAAAATAACATTCTTGGAGCGGCGGATTTCATCCATCACCGCCTTGATACGCTCCTCAAACTGCCCGCGGTATTTGGTGCCCGCCACCATGAGGGCGAGGTCCAGGGTAATGACCCGTTTGTCGCGCAGCAATTCAGGCACGTTGCCCCGCGCAATTTCCTGCGCCAAACCTTCCACGATGGCGGTCTTGCCCACCCCGGCTTCGCCAAGCAACACCGGGTTGTTTTTGGTGCGGCGGCAGAGGATTTGCGTGACTCGCTCAATCTCCGCCTTGCGGCCAATCACGGGGTCCAATTCCCCCCGCCGCGCAATTTCCGTCAAATCGCGGCCAAACGCCTTCAGGGCAGGGGTCTTGACTTCGCCTTTTTTCTCTCCGGGACCGGGCGCGGCAGGGCCGGGGCCTTTTTCCTGAGCTTCGCCCGGCATGGATTCCTCCTGCCCCTGGAAATCCGGATTCAACTCTTTGAGAATTTCCTGGCGGGTTTGCTCCAGGTCCACGTCCAGATTTTTAAGGACGCGCGCCGCCACCCCGTCCCCTTCGCGCAGCAACCCCAGCAAGATATGCTCGGTGCCCACGTAGGTGTGATTCAGGGCCTTGGCCTCCTTGCTGGCGAGCGCCAGCACTTTCTTGACCCGCGGCGTGTAGGGGATGTTGCCCACCACCTTCTGGTCCGGGCCGGTGCCGACCAGTTTTTCCACCTCCATGCGCAGGGTCTCCAGGTCCAGCCCCATGCGCTGCAGCACGTTCACCGCCACGCCCTGCCCCAGTTTGATGAGGCCAAGCAACAGGTGCTCGGTCCCCACAAAATTGTGGTTGAACCGGTCGGCTTCTTTGCGCGCGAGCGCCAGCACTTGCTGGGCGCGCGGCGTAAAATTGCTCATTGATTCATCTGCCATAACTCATCCATAAAATGTGGCTCATTCGCTGGTTTGTCCAGCGCCTAAAGGAGCTTTGGGGAGATTTCCGCCTGCTTCCCTTTAGTTGCCACCATTTGGGCAGCCTGCGCCCGGCAGCAAGCCGGCCACGGCCAACCCGCCTTAACATCCTATGAGTTGCTCAAAAAATCAATAGGCTCTTCTCACGGAGCGCGCATTTTCAAAGTAAAATTGCCGGCCAGCAGCCAACGGTCAGGCCGGTGGCCGCTCCCAATCGCCCAGGGGCTCAACTTCCCATTCAATGGCCAGCCCGGTTGCCTCGCGCACCCGCCGGGCGGCTTCGTGTGCGAGCTGCGCGATGTCCGCGGCGGTCCCGCCTTCATTAATTAAGACCAGGGCCTGCCGCTCATGGAAACGCACCTTGCCCCACCCCCAGCCGCGCAGGCCGCAGATTTTGTCCAGGATATAACCCAGTGGCACCTTGATGCGGCCATCGGCCTCTGCGTAGCCGGGCAACTCGGGATACCGGCGGCGCAGTTGTTGAAAATCCTCAGGGTCCAGCCGCAGATTTTTGAAGAAAGAACCGGCGGTTCCCACCTTCTGCCAATCAGGCAGCTTGGCCTGGCGGATGTGGATGACGGTTTGGCGCACCTCCGCCAGCGTGGGCTTGGGGCTGGTCAGGCGCGCGCGCAATTCGGGGTAATCCAGCCGGGGCGGAGCGCCGCGTTGGAGGAGAAAACTGGCCCGCACCACCGCCCACTCACGACCAGCCGGGGTTTTGAAAAAGCTGTGGCGATACTGCATCTGGCAGTCGGCCAGGGAAAATCGGGCCAGCTTGCCGTCCCTGCGGTTCATGGCCTCCACCCATTCCAGGGTGTCTTTTATTTCCGCGCCATAAGCGCCGATGTTGCCTGCCACCGCCCCGCCCAAGGTGCCGGGAATTAAGGCCATGGTTTCCCACCCCGCCAGGTTGCGCTCCACCGCTTCCGCCACCAGCGCATCCCATTCCTCCCCGGCTTCGGCGATGACGCGGACATACGCGCCGCCAACATCGGCAAAAGTTGCTCCCCGGCTGGCCATGTGCACAACGACGCCGGGAAAACCATGGTCACTGGCCAGAACATTGCTGCCGCCCCCCAGCACGAACAGGGGAAGGCTGGCGTCGGCCGCCCAGGCGGCCGCTTCGCGCAACTCCGCCTCCCCGGCCACCTCCACCCAATAACGCGCCGGACCGCCCACCCGCAAAGTGGTGTGGCGGCTGAGCGGCTCGTTTTCCCGGATGTTCAACGCCATGGGATTCACACGCTAGTGAGACTGCCCAGCAGTGGCAAGCCCGCAGAACAGCATGGACAGGGCCGCAACGGCCTCATTAAGCTCCGCCCTGCATGATGGAATATTTGGATGCCACCTTCAGTCCGGCCGATTTCTCCGCCTTGCGGGAACGGAACCTTTCCGACACGGCCTGCGTGGTGTTTGACGTGTTGCGGGCCACTTCGAGCATGCTGACGGCGCTGGCCCATGGTGCGGCGGCTGTGGTGCCGGTGGAGGATATTCCCCAGGCAATGGCCTGGCGGCAGGCGCATCCGGAGGTCTTGCTTGCCGGGGAGCGTGACGGCCTGCGCATTCATGCCGGACTGACGGGCGGCGTGGAGTTTGATTTGGGCAATTCACCGCGGGAATACACACCCGAGTGCGTGGCGGGGCGCGTCATTGTCACCACCACCACCAATGGCACCCGCGCCTTGCGGGCCTGTGCCGGGGCTCCCTTGATTTTGGTGGGCGCGTTTCTCAATCTGCAGGCCGTGGCCCGGGAATTGCGCCGCCAGAATTATCCCCGCGTGCTGCTGGTGTGCGGGGGAACGTTTGAGGAAATGGCGCTGGAAGATGTCCTGGCCGCCGGTGGGTTGGCGGAACTCCTGCTCCAGGAGGCCCCCAAAGCCACACTAAGCGATGCCGTGCAAATTGCCTTGCAGCTCTACCGGCAACATCACCAGGACCTGGCGGCGGCCATGCGCCTGGCGCGCAATGGACGCAAGTTGCTTGCCCATCCGGAATTATGCGGGGACGTGGCGGCATGTCTGCAGGTCAATCAACTGGATTTGGTGGCCGCGATGGACGCCGATGGCATGGTGCGCCGGCTGGTGTAGCTCCTTCAATTCGGTTGATTTTTCTTGGATTGGATGACGGATGCAGTAGGGTTGGTGACGTAAGCACTACTATGAAAACCGCACGCACATTAAGCCGTCGCTCCTTCCTGCGCACCAGCGCCGCCACCACCGCCGCCGCCACCCTGGCGGCCCTGGACCTTTCCCGTTTTGCCCATGCCGCCGGCAGCGACCTTATCAAGGTGGGCATGATTGGTTGTGGGGGACGCAACAGCGGAGCTGCCTTGCAGGCATTGAATGCCGACAAAGGGGCGCGCCTGGTGGCCATGCATGATTATTTTCTGGACCGTGTCCACAACAAACGCGAAGTGCTCAAGGCGCAAAAACCTGAACAGGTGCAGGTGGATGATGACCATTGTTTCAGCGGGTTTGACGGGTATAAAAAGGTGATTGAAGCCTCCGATGTGGTGCTGATTGCCAATGCGGCCAAGTTTCATCCCGTGCAAACGCTGGCGGCCATCCAGGCCGGCAAGCATGTGTTCACGGAAAAGCCGCATGGGATTGACCCGGCAGGCGTCAAGATGATGCAAGCCGCCGCCAATCTGGCCAGGGAGAAGAAGCTCTGCCTGGTTTCCGGCCTGCACAGCCGTTACCACGCCGGTTATGAAGAGACGGTGAAACGCATTCATGATGGGGCCATTGGCGACATTGTATCCATCGAGGAAAATTTCCTGCGCGCGCCTTATGGATTGGGTGACCGCAACCCCAAACATTCCGAACTCGAATGGCAGATTAGCATCCAATACCGCTTTGTCTGGTTGAGCGGCGATGACGTGGTGCAATCCCTGGTGCACAACCTGGACCGGGCCAGTTGGTGCATGAAGGAAGCCGCTCCACTGCGCTGCCACGGCATGGGGGGGCGCTCGACGATGGTGGAGGGCAAATACGGCAACGTGTTTGACCACCACGCTGTAGTGTATCTATTCCCCAACAACATCCGTTTGTATGCCTTCTGCCGCACCACCACCTTCTGTTACGACGAATACTCAAGCCTGGTCTTCGGCACCAAGGGCCGGGCCAACATCATGAGCTGCCGCATCAGCGGAGAAACCAACTGGCGCTGGGAAGGCCAGTGCGACCCCTATCAGGTTGAACATGACCGCCTCTTTGCGGCGATTCGCGCCGGGGAACCCATTAACAACGGCGATTATATGTGCCGGAGCACCATGATTGCGGTCATGGGCCAAATTTCCTGTTACACCGGCAAAGAGGTGACCTGGGAGCAAATCAACGCCTCCAACTTCGCTTATCCGCCACTGGCCGAGGAGTGCAAAGACGGCATGGACGCGCCGGTCAAACCCGGGCCGGATGGCAGTTACCCCGTGTATATCCCCGGCAAAACTCAGCTTATCTGAGCCGCGCATTCTGCCGCAGCCGCATCTTGTTGGATTGTCGGGTGTTTACCCGACAAATGGACGGTAAAGGGACGACAAGGTTTTCGGGTATTACCCCCCTTCATCGAAGCGCGCTTTTTCCGTCAATATGGGTATGAAAACAAAAATCATGCGCGCTTTGTCCATCGAGATTGGACCGGACAGTTACCCCCGATGGCCGGTGCCGGTGGTGCGGACCCCTGCGGCGCCGGTGTGGTTGGCGGAGCACGAATCCCGGCCGGAATGCTTGGGATTTCCCCATCCCCAACCAGCCCACTGCACCCACGGTATGCTGATTGCCTCGGGCGCAGTCCATTGCCGGTCCTTACCGCTCATTTGCCATTATATGTCGGCGGCTCCGGTGCTCCCGGTGTGAGCCATGATGGATACCACGGATACCTTGCGGGTGGTGCTGTTGGAAGACAGCGCCCCCATCCGCCATCGCTTGAAAAAGCTGCTGGCGGAGCATGCCCATGTCCGGGTGGTGGCCGACACCTCCTCCGTGCAGGAGGCGTTGCAGGCTTTGGCGGAGACGGCCCCCGACGTGGTCATTGTGGATATTGATTTGCCGGATGGCACAGGCATGGACCTCTTGCGCCACGTGTACCACCACCGCCTGCGCATCGTGTCCATCGTGCTGACCAATTACGATACGCCCGAATTCCGGCTGTGTTGCAAGGCCTTGGGCGCAAGTCATTACCTGGTCAAGTCCGAGGAATTTGACCAGGTGCCGGAGGTATTACGGCAGTTGCAAATGGCCAGAGGCTGAACCCACCTGCCCGCGGAGGGCCTGCCAGCATTATTCGCCTTTGCCGAATGTCTATTTCTTACTTTGCTGGCGGACTTTTTCTTTCTTTTCCTCCAGCTCGGCAAGCAGGGCTTTGCGCTCGCTGGCCAGTTGTTTCTCCAGGGCATCCATGGCCTCCCAATCCCCCTTGGCGCGGGCCTGAGCGAGCTTGCCCTGAATGAAGATTTCACGGTCGGCTATTTTGGCTTTGTACTCCGCGTCTAATTCCGCCAGGCGCGCTTTCTGTTCCGCGGTGAGCGGGGTGAGCGGAGCGGTCTTGTTCAGCCGCTCCATGGCCAGTTCGTACGCAGTTTTCATGATTTTTTCTTCCAAGGCATGTCCGGCACTTTGACACTCGTTTTCACAGGCGGAGGCGGTGGCGCCTGGGCCATTTTCAATTCCGCATCGTCTCCCGGAGCACTCCCCGCCGCCGGTGGAGGAGCCATGTTGCCGCGCCACGAGGCAATCCGCGCCTGCAGTCCATGATGCTCCGCCTTTTGTTTGTCCCCCGCCCGCATGTAAAAAAGGCTCAAATTGGTGTGTACCAATTGTTCATTGGGGCGCATTTTTTCAGCCTTGTGCCCCTCTTCGATAGCTCTGGCGAAGTCCCCCTTGCGGCAATAAGCCATCCCCAGAGAAAGCTGGGCGTCAAAATGCTGGGGGTCTTCTGCCAGAATAGTGTTCAACTTGGCAATGCAGGCATCCCAGTCCCCCATGCTGAAATCGAACATGGCCTCGTCGTATAATTCCTGCAAATTTGCCATAGTTGTTTATCGTGAAATGCGTTTGCGGGCAGCTTCCAAAATGCGCCGTTCTTCGGCCGTCAAACTGTGGATGCCTTGTGCGGAAATTTTGTCCAGAATCGGGTCAATATCCTCCCCGCTCAATGACTCTGATGCCACCGGACCCCGTGGCGAGACCGTTTTTGCTTTTCGCCGCGGCAACCAGTCCCGGGGGTCCGGCAGGCGATTCCACAAGCCGCCGTATTCCAGGTGAAAACCTAATTTAATCAGGCCCATGCCCGTCAGCAGCCCTCCCAGGTGGGCGGCATGCGCCACGCCGGGGTCCGTGGGCACCACTGTAAAGAACAGGGCAATGGCCAAAGCCCCATAAAGCAGATGGCTGGCCTGCACGGGGATGAGGAAAAACAGGAGAATGCGCGCCCGCGGCTCCAACATGCAAAAAACGGCCAGCAGGGCGCACACCCCGGCCGAAGAGCCGTACACTTCCCCCGCCGGTTGCAACAGCCGGTCGTAATGCCCCCCGGCAAACCAGTCCGGCCAGAAAAATCCCAATAATACTTGCAGGAATCCCCCCAAAATGCCGCCGGCAAAGAAAATGGTGAGAAACTTCTTCCAGCCCAGATAGGACTCCACCACCCGGCCGAAAAAGTAAATGCCCAGCAAATTAAACAACAGGTGAAACAGCCCGACATGCAAGAACATGTAGGTCACGGGCTGCCACAAGTACCATTGCCGGATGCCGTCCGGACTGAGAGCAAGGTAAAAGTAGTAGTCCGGTTTGCGGATGAAGGCGGCATTGATGTGTTGCAAAGCGAAACACGCCACCATCACCGCCATCAGGATGGTGCTGGCCCGCCAGACCCGGAAACCCGAGT
This is a stretch of genomic DNA from Fontisphaera persica. It encodes these proteins:
- a CDS encoding ATP-dependent Clp protease ATP-binding subunit gives rise to the protein MADESMSNFTPRAQQVLALARKEADRFNHNFVGTEHLLLGLIKLGQGVAVNVLQRMGLDLETLRMEVEKLVGTGPDQKVVGNIPYTPRVKKVLALASKEAKALNHTYVGTEHILLGLLREGDGVAARVLKNLDVDLEQTRQEILKELNPDFQGQEESMPGEAQEKGPGPAAPGPGEKKGEVKTPALKAFGRDLTEIARRGELDPVIGRKAEIERVTQILCRRTKNNPVLLGEAGVGKTAIVEGLAQEIARGNVPELLRDKRVITLDLALMVAGTKYRGQFEERIKAVMDEIRRSKNVILFIDELHTIVGAGSAEGTMDASNIIKPALSRGEMQCIGATTLNEYRKYIEKDAALERRFQSVKVEEPSIEDAIQILKGLRPKYEEHHKAEITDAAIEAAVKLSARYITDRFLPDKAIDLMDEAGARARIAAMTRPPQVKDLEAEIEKIKTQKEAAIKQQDYEGAAHFRDQEKQAKEKLEAILTVWRANREEKRVKVDEDDILQVVSRWTGIPLRRMEEGEAQRLLHMEEEMSKVVIGQREAVAAVCKALRRSRASLKDPKRPIGTFALLGPTGVGKTLLAKTLAESMFGDAKALIQLDMSEYMEKFTVSRLVGSPPGYVGYEEGGQLTEQVRRRPYSVVLFDEIEKAHPDVMNMLLQILEEGKLTDSVGRVVNFRNTIVLLTSNVGAETIRKNSTLGFSPISDETSYEKMREKIMDEAKRLFRPEFLNRLDDIIVFRSLTKPDLIAILDLEINKVCERLKHRNFVLRLDEKAKDFLVEKGYDPQYGARPMRRAVERYLEDPLAEEILKGSFHDGEPIQVTVQDDKLHFSQTAPAAGNPGALA
- the murB gene encoding UDP-N-acetylmuramate dehydrogenase, which translates into the protein MALNIRENEPLSRHTTLRVGGPARYWVEVAGEAELREAAAWAADASLPLFVLGGGSNVLASDHGFPGVVVHMASRGATFADVGGAYVRVIAEAGEEWDALVAEAVERNLAGWETMALIPGTLGGAVAGNIGAYGAEIKDTLEWVEAMNRRDGKLARFSLADCQMQYRHSFFKTPAGREWAVVRASFLLQRGAPPRLDYPELRARLTSPKPTLAEVRQTVIHIRQAKLPDWQKVGTAGSFFKNLRLDPEDFQQLRRRYPELPGYAEADGRIKVPLGYILDKICGLRGWGWGKVRFHERQALVLINEGGTAADIAQLAHEAARRVREATGLAIEWEVEPLGDWERPPA
- a CDS encoding 2-phosphosulfolactate phosphatase: MMEYLDATFSPADFSALRERNLSDTACVVFDVLRATSSMLTALAHGAAAVVPVEDIPQAMAWRQAHPEVLLAGERDGLRIHAGLTGGVEFDLGNSPREYTPECVAGRVIVTTTTNGTRALRACAGAPLILVGAFLNLQAVARELRRQNYPRVLLVCGGTFEEMALEDVLAAGGLAELLLQEAPKATLSDAVQIALQLYRQHHQDLAAAMRLARNGRKLLAHPELCGDVAACLQVNQLDLVAAMDADGMVRRLV
- a CDS encoding Gfo/Idh/MocA family protein, with translation MKTARTLSRRSFLRTSAATTAAATLAALDLSRFAHAAGSDLIKVGMIGCGGRNSGAALQALNADKGARLVAMHDYFLDRVHNKREVLKAQKPEQVQVDDDHCFSGFDGYKKVIEASDVVLIANAAKFHPVQTLAAIQAGKHVFTEKPHGIDPAGVKMMQAAANLAREKKLCLVSGLHSRYHAGYEETVKRIHDGAIGDIVSIEENFLRAPYGLGDRNPKHSELEWQISIQYRFVWLSGDDVVQSLVHNLDRASWCMKEAAPLRCHGMGGRSTMVEGKYGNVFDHHAVVYLFPNNIRLYAFCRTTTFCYDEYSSLVFGTKGRANIMSCRISGETNWRWEGQCDPYQVEHDRLFAAIRAGEPINNGDYMCRSTMIAVMGQISCYTGKEVTWEQINASNFAYPPLAEECKDGMDAPVKPGPDGSYPVYIPGKTQLI
- a CDS encoding response regulator transcription factor gives rise to the protein MMDTTDTLRVVLLEDSAPIRHRLKKLLAEHAHVRVVADTSSVQEALQALAETAPDVVIVDIDLPDGTGMDLLRHVYHHRLRIVSIVLTNYDTPEFRLCCKALGASHYLVKSEEFDQVPEVLRQLQMARG
- a CDS encoding tetratricopeptide repeat protein, with the protein product MANLQELYDEAMFDFSMGDWDACIAKLNTILAEDPQHFDAQLSLGMAYCRKGDFARAIEEGHKAEKMRPNEQLVHTNLSLFYMRAGDKQKAEHHGLQARIASWRGNMAPPPAAGSAPGDDAELKMAQAPPPPPVKTSVKVPDMPWKKKS
- a CDS encoding rhomboid family protein; this encodes MLSDRAYMQDSEDSGFRVWRASTILMAVMVACFALQHINAAFIRKPDYYFYLALSPDGIRQWYLWQPVTYMFLHVGLFHLLFNLLGIYFFGRVVESYLGWKKFLTIFFAGGILGGFLQVLLGFFWPDWFAGGHYDRLLQPAGEVYGSSAGVCALLAVFCMLEPRARILLFFLIPVQASHLLYGALAIALFFTVVPTDPGVAHAAHLGGLLTGMGLIKLGFHLEYGGLWNRLPDPRDWLPRRKAKTVSPRGPVASESLSGEDIDPILDKISAQGIHSLTAEERRILEAARKRISR